In Helianthus annuus cultivar XRQ/B chromosome 9, HanXRQr2.0-SUNRISE, whole genome shotgun sequence, the following are encoded in one genomic region:
- the LOC110879964 gene encoding bidirectional sugar transporter SWEET14 isoform X1 has protein sequence MTGNLAHLTLAFGLLGNVVSFMVFLAPIPTFYKVYKKKSTEGFQSVPYVVGLFSAMLWIYYALLKTNVMLLITINSVGCFIETLYICFFLFYAPKKARMESLKLIVLLIVIGFGLIVALTQFLASGVTRGVIVGWICLVFSLCVFVAPLGVVRQVIKTKSVEYMPILLSVALTLSAVMWFFYGLLLGDFNIAIPNVLGFIFGVLQMILYYMYKNKKPVADEKITTSEAKNSEMGQKIPEFKDQKIIDVVKLETLMHSDIPKDPSNVPSHTIEVKA, from the exons ATGACTGGAAATTTGGCTCACCTTACTCTTGCATTTGGTCTTCTTG GCAATGTGGTTTCATTTATGGTATTCCTTGCACCAAT ACCGACATTCTACAAGGTCTATAAAAAGAAATCAACAGAAGGGTTTCAGTCTGTACCTTATGTGGTGGGCTTATTTAGTGCCATGCTTTGGATATATTATGCTTTGCTAAAGAccaatgtcatgcttctcattaCCATTAACTCAGTTGGTTGCTTCATTGAGACCTTGTACATATGTTTCTTTCTCTTCTATGCACCAAAGAAGGCAAGA ATGGAGAGTTTGAAGCTGATCGTATTACTGATAGTTATCGGGTTTGGATTGATTGTCGCCCTCACTCAATTCCTTGCGAGTGGAGTTACCCGTGGAGTGATTGTTGGATGGATATGTCTTGTGTTTTCACTATGTGTTTTTGTGGCACCTTTGGGTGTGGTG AGGCAAGTGATCAAAACAAAAAGTGTGGAGTATATGCCAATTCTACTATCTGTGGCACTCACCCTCAGTGCGGTTATGTGGTTCTTTTATGGTCTACTCCTTGGTGACTTCAATATCGCG ATTCCAAATGTACTTGGATTCATCTTTGGAGTTCTTCAAATGATACTATACTACATGTACAAGAACAAGAAGCCGGTTGCGGATGAAAAGATTACTACTTCTGAAGCTAAAAACAGTGAAATGGGGCAAAAGATCCCAGAATTCAAAGACCAGAAGATCATTGATGTTGTGAAGCTGGAAACCTTAATGCACTCTGATATTCCTAAAGATCCATCAAATGTACCAAGTCACACCATTGAAGTCAAGGCATGA
- the LOC110879964 gene encoding bidirectional sugar transporter SWEET14 isoform X2, which yields MTGNLAHLTLAFGLLGNVVSFMVFLAPIPTFYKVYKKKSTEGFQSVPYVVGLFSAMLWIYYALLKTNVMLLITINSVGCFIETLYICFFLFYAPKKMESLKLIVLLIVIGFGLIVALTQFLASGVTRGVIVGWICLVFSLCVFVAPLGVVRQVIKTKSVEYMPILLSVALTLSAVMWFFYGLLLGDFNIAIPNVLGFIFGVLQMILYYMYKNKKPVADEKITTSEAKNSEMGQKIPEFKDQKIIDVVKLETLMHSDIPKDPSNVPSHTIEVKA from the exons ATGACTGGAAATTTGGCTCACCTTACTCTTGCATTTGGTCTTCTTG GCAATGTGGTTTCATTTATGGTATTCCTTGCACCAAT ACCGACATTCTACAAGGTCTATAAAAAGAAATCAACAGAAGGGTTTCAGTCTGTACCTTATGTGGTGGGCTTATTTAGTGCCATGCTTTGGATATATTATGCTTTGCTAAAGAccaatgtcatgcttctcattaCCATTAACTCAGTTGGTTGCTTCATTGAGACCTTGTACATATGTTTCTTTCTCTTCTATGCACCAAAGAAG ATGGAGAGTTTGAAGCTGATCGTATTACTGATAGTTATCGGGTTTGGATTGATTGTCGCCCTCACTCAATTCCTTGCGAGTGGAGTTACCCGTGGAGTGATTGTTGGATGGATATGTCTTGTGTTTTCACTATGTGTTTTTGTGGCACCTTTGGGTGTGGTG AGGCAAGTGATCAAAACAAAAAGTGTGGAGTATATGCCAATTCTACTATCTGTGGCACTCACCCTCAGTGCGGTTATGTGGTTCTTTTATGGTCTACTCCTTGGTGACTTCAATATCGCG ATTCCAAATGTACTTGGATTCATCTTTGGAGTTCTTCAAATGATACTATACTACATGTACAAGAACAAGAAGCCGGTTGCGGATGAAAAGATTACTACTTCTGAAGCTAAAAACAGTGAAATGGGGCAAAAGATCCCAGAATTCAAAGACCAGAAGATCATTGATGTTGTGAAGCTGGAAACCTTAATGCACTCTGATATTCCTAAAGATCCATCAAATGTACCAAGTCACACCATTGAAGTCAAGGCATGA